From the genome of Biomphalaria glabrata chromosome 1, xgBioGlab47.1, whole genome shotgun sequence, one region includes:
- the LOC129926404 gene encoding mucin-2-like yields the protein MAALTPALIHVITSASTYSLTPSQAPELTLNLHLHLNLHLHLHLHLHLHLYVKLHHHKHLQYIYSNIYTRTYICTHIFTDTIKNTRTYTCTDTITYVYTYTCNISLTFTCTDTITYVYTYTCNNSLTYTCTYTITYVYTYTCNNNLTYTCTYTITYVYTYTCNNSLTYTCTYTITYVYTYTCNNSLTYTCTYTITYVYTYTCNNSLTYTCTYTITYVYTYTCNHSLTYTCTYTITYVYTYTCNHSLTYTCTYTITYVYTYTCNNSLTYTCTYTITYVYTYTCNNSLTYTCTYTITYVYTYTCNNSLTYTCTYTITYVYTYICNNSLTYTCTYTITYVYTYTCNNSLTYTCTYNYAITYVYNTPAPTASLTPVLTPSHHLHLHLQ from the coding sequence ATGGCTGCACTTACACCTGCTCTTATACATGTAATAACATCTGCTAGTACATATTCACTTACACCATCACAGGCACCAGAACTTACCCTGAACTTACACCTACACTTAAACCTACACTTACACCTACACTTACACCTACACTTACACCTATACGTGAAATTACATCATCATAAACATCTACAATACATTTACAGCAACATATACACCAGAACTTACATCTGTACTCACATCTTCACTGACACTATCAAAAACACCAGAACGTACACCTGCACTGACACCATTACATACGTCTACACATACACCTGCAACATCAGCCTTACTTTCACCTGCACTGACACCATCACATACGTCTACACATACACCTGCAACAACAGCCTTACTTACACCTGCACTTACACCATCACATACGTCTACACATACACCTGCAACAACAACCTTACTTACACCTGCACTTACACCATCACATACGTCTACACATACACCTGCAACAACAGCCTTACTTACACATGCACTTACACCATCACATACGTCTACACATACACCTGCAACAACAGCCTTACTTACACCTGCACTTACACCATCACATACGTCTACACATACACCTGCAACAACAGCCTTACTTACACCTGCACTTACACCATCACATACGTCTACACATATACCTGCAACCACAGCCTTACTTACACCTGCACTTACACCATCACATACGTCTACACATACACCTGCAACCACAGCCTTACTTACACCTGCACTTACACCATCACATACGTCTACACATACACCTGCAACAACAGCCTTACTTACACCTGCACTTACACCATTACATACGTCTACACATACACCTGCAACAACAGCCTTACTTACACCTGCACTTACACCATCACATACGTCTACACATACACCTGCAACAACAGCCTTACTTACACCTGCACTTACACCATTACATACGTCTACACATACATCTGCAACAACAGCCTTACTTACACCTGCACTTACACCATTACATACGTCTACACATACACCTGCAACAACAGCCTTACTTACACCTGCACTTACAATTACGCCATAACATACGTCTACAACACACCTGCACCAACAGCCTCACTTACGCCTGTTCTTACACCATCACATCACTTACACCTGCACTTGCAATGA